The following are from one region of the Desulfobacterales bacterium genome:
- a CDS encoding GNAT family N-acetyltransferase: MAIPECYIRQATISDMDSLICLLKALFSIEKDFIFNEQLQRQGLTLMLSDNKNRCVMVAEINGQVIGMCSIQTILSTAEGGVVGLIEDVIVRKDLRGKEIGKKLLASIENWAREKKLKRLQLLADRNNLAAIEFYEKLNWSKTQMICLRKKEF; this comes from the coding sequence ATGGCTATTCCAGAATGTTATATTAGACAGGCTACGATTTCAGATATGGATAGTCTTATTTGTTTGTTAAAAGCATTATTTTCAATTGAAAAAGATTTTATATTTAACGAACAATTACAACGTCAAGGGCTAACATTAATGCTTTCTGACAATAAAAATAGATGTGTTATGGTTGCTGAAATAAACGGTCAAGTTATCGGAATGTGTTCGATACAAACAATTTTATCAACAGCCGAAGGAGGTGTAGTTGGACTTATAGAAGATGTAATCGTGCGTAAAGACTTACGCGGAAAAGAAATCGGTAAAAAACTTCTTGCATCTATAGAAAACTGGGCAAGAGAGAAAAAGCTTAAACGATTGCAATTATTAGCTGATAGAAATAATTTGGCAGCTATCGAGTTTTATGAAAAACTCAATTGGTCAAAAACCCAAATGATTTGCCTTCGCAAAAAAGAGTTTTGA
- a CDS encoding (2Fe-2S) ferredoxin domain-containing protein, with product MNKPKHHILVCASFRSSGEPKGTCNKKGSVNFLPYIENEILDRGMTNVVLSSTSCFKACDFGPVMVIYPENYWYGNVDSEAVIDEILDAIEEGKAATEHLLT from the coding sequence ATGAATAAACCAAAACACCATATCTTGGTTTGCGCGAGCTTTAGATCATCGGGTGAACCCAAAGGAACCTGTAACAAAAAAGGATCTGTAAATTTTTTACCATATATTGAAAACGAAATCCTTGACAGAGGAATGACAAATGTCGTGCTTTCAAGTACCAGTTGCTTTAAAGCTTGCGACTTTGGTCCAGTTATGGTCATTTATCCTGAGAATTATTGGTATGGTAATGTTGACAGCGAAGCCGTAATTGACGAAATACTTGATGCCATCGAAGAAGGTAAAGCCGCAACAGAACATCTATTAACTTAA
- the nifB gene encoding nitrogenase cofactor biosynthesis protein NifB — protein MDISAHPCFNDKVRHLFGRIHLPVAPRCNIQCKFCNRKFDCINESRPGVTSAILSPYQALVYLDEMIKLKKNISVVGIAGPGDPFANPDETIETLMEVRNNFADMMLCVASNGLNITPYLDDLAKIKVSHVTITVNAIDLKIASKIYSWVRYGKKVLKADEGVKILLKNQIEAITELKKIGIIVKVNTIIIPGINDEHIQDIAQKMAELKVDILNCVPYYPNKGDSFENIEEPSKEMIANVRSKAGKFLHQMHHCTRCRADAVGLLGEEPDKKIMNKLQECEKLTINKNETTKINEKNRPYIAVASMEGALVNLHLGEAHQLFIYKKEHENIVLIEKRPMPEPGTGLKRWEQISSVISDCNSLLVSGIGHTPKNVISNSGVNILVIEGIIEEAAKGIFEGKNINYMMKRQTKPCGTGCSGGGMGCD, from the coding sequence ATGGACATTTCAGCTCATCCATGTTTTAACGATAAAGTAAGGCATTTATTTGGAAGAATTCATTTACCGGTCGCCCCTCGGTGCAATATCCAGTGTAAATTTTGTAACCGGAAATTTGATTGTATCAATGAAAGCCGTCCTGGTGTTACAAGCGCTATACTTTCGCCGTATCAGGCACTGGTATACTTAGACGAAATGATTAAGCTAAAAAAAAATATATCTGTTGTAGGAATAGCAGGCCCTGGCGATCCTTTTGCCAATCCGGATGAAACTATAGAAACACTAATGGAAGTTAGAAATAATTTTGCCGACATGATGCTATGTGTTGCTTCAAATGGACTTAATATAACTCCATATTTGGACGACCTTGCAAAAATTAAGGTTAGTCATGTAACAATCACCGTAAATGCAATTGATCTGAAAATTGCTTCAAAAATTTATTCGTGGGTTCGTTATGGGAAAAAAGTTTTAAAAGCAGATGAAGGTGTAAAAATTCTTTTAAAAAACCAAATAGAAGCCATCACAGAACTAAAAAAAATAGGAATTATTGTTAAGGTAAATACAATCATTATTCCGGGAATAAATGATGAGCATATCCAAGATATCGCTCAAAAAATGGCTGAATTGAAGGTAGATATTTTAAATTGCGTTCCATACTATCCCAATAAAGGAGACTCATTTGAAAACATAGAAGAACCTTCAAAGGAAATGATTGCAAATGTAAGAAGTAAAGCTGGAAAATTTCTTCATCAGATGCACCATTGTACGCGTTGCAGAGCAGATGCAGTGGGACTTTTAGGAGAAGAGCCTGATAAAAAAATTATGAATAAGCTTCAGGAATGTGAGAAATTAACAATTAACAAAAATGAAACCACGAAAATAAATGAAAAAAATCGTCCTTATATAGCTGTTGCCAGTATGGAGGGAGCGTTGGTCAATTTACATCTTGGCGAAGCGCACCAGTTGTTTATATATAAAAAAGAGCATGAAAATATCGTATTGATAGAAAAAAGACCAATGCCTGAACCTGGGACTGGCTTAAAAAGATGGGAGCAAATTTCAAGTGTCATCAGCGATTGCAACTCCCTTCTTGTTAGTGGCATTGGCCATACTCCCAAGAATGTTATTAGCAATAGTGGAGTCAATATATTAGTAATCGAAGGGATAATAGAAGAAGCGGCAAAAGGAATTTTTGAAGGTAAAAATATAAATTATATGATGAAACGTCAAACTAAACCCTGCGGAACCGGATGTTCCGGTGGTGGAATGGGTTGTGATTGA
- a CDS encoding nitrogenase, producing MATEEYVTVTKNACKLCTPLGASLFFKGICGSIPLLHGSQGCSTYIRRYLISHFKEPVDIACSNFGEQTAIFGGEVNLKVAFDNIIRQYNPEFIGVATTCLSETIGDDVPMFIRKYKEANRDNKLPQLVYVSTASYRGTHIDGFHDSVKATVDILTSEYSYCKRENSINIFPGMLSPADLRYLKEIFNDFDVPFVMLPDYSQILDGSPWKEYQKFPKGGTKVENIINMGTAKACIEFGKILAEQNSAGKLLNKRYDMPCYNIGIPMGIHETDIFFNSIETITGKSTPEKYIEERGRLIDSYIDSHKYVMGVRAAVYGEEDMVVAIVSFLNEIGIIPVLCASGGKSGYFKDKIREMISDFDEKGIVVIDDSDFSHIETFAKQLKPDILIGSSKGYAISRSLKIPLIRVGFPIHDRINGSRILHIGYRGAQQLFDTIVNTLLEKRQESSVVGYSYM from the coding sequence ATGGCAACAGAAGAATACGTCACTGTTACAAAAAATGCCTGTAAGCTTTGTACACCTTTGGGAGCATCCCTATTTTTTAAAGGAATTTGCGGCTCAATTCCTCTACTTCATGGTTCACAGGGATGTTCAACTTATATCCGACGGTATTTAATTAGTCATTTTAAAGAACCCGTAGATATAGCTTGCTCAAACTTCGGTGAACAGACCGCAATATTTGGAGGTGAAGTCAATTTAAAAGTCGCCTTTGATAATATTATACGCCAGTATAACCCTGAATTTATTGGTGTTGCAACAACATGCTTAAGTGAAACCATCGGCGATGATGTGCCAATGTTTATAAGAAAATATAAAGAAGCGAATAGAGACAATAAATTACCTCAGCTCGTTTATGTTTCAACTGCAAGTTACAGAGGAACACATATTGATGGATTTCATGATTCAGTAAAAGCTACAGTCGATATTCTAACATCAGAATATTCGTATTGTAAGAGAGAAAATAGTATCAATATATTTCCAGGTATGTTGTCGCCAGCAGATCTTAGATATTTAAAGGAAATTTTTAATGATTTTGATGTTCCTTTTGTAATGCTCCCTGATTATTCACAGATTTTAGACGGAAGCCCATGGAAAGAATATCAAAAATTTCCAAAAGGCGGAACAAAAGTTGAAAATATTATAAACATGGGAACTGCAAAGGCTTGCATCGAATTTGGCAAGATTTTAGCGGAACAGAATAGCGCAGGGAAATTATTAAATAAACGTTACGATATGCCTTGCTACAATATAGGGATACCTATGGGCATCCATGAAACTGACATATTTTTCAATTCAATTGAAACTATTACTGGAAAGTCGACTCCAGAAAAATACATAGAAGAAAGAGGTCGGCTTATTGATTCATATATAGATTCTCATAAATATGTTATGGGCGTTCGTGCAGCAGTTTACGGAGAAGAAGACATGGTCGTAGCGATTGTCTCATTTTTAAATGAAATAGGCATTATTCCAGTTCTTTGCGCTTCTGGCGGAAAAAGTGGTTATTTTAAAGATAAAATTCGAGAGATGATATCTGATTTTGATGAAAAAGGAATAGTTGTTATTGATGATTCAGATTTTAGTCATATTGAAACATTTGCTAAGCAGCTTAAACCAGATATTCTTATCGGAAGCAGCAAGGGATATGCAATTAGCCGCAGCCTTAAAATTCCTCTTATTAGAGTTGGATTTCCGATACATGATCGTATCAATGGTTCAAGAATTCTTCATATCGGATATAGAGGCGCTCAACAATTATTTGATACTATTGTAAATACTCTACTTGAAAAAAGACAAGAATCTTCAGTTGTAGGTTATTCTTATATGTAA
- the nifE gene encoding nitrogenase iron-molybdenum cofactor biosynthesis protein NifE, with protein MTAIHILKEREKQIYEKGSQPFDLTCDKHSIAGSISQRACVFCGSRVVLYPIADALHLVHGPIGCAAYTWDIRGALSSGPQLHRFSFSTDLKEKDVIFGGEKKLYQALNTLIDTYSPKAAFVYATCIVGIIGDDVDSICKKMSKEKGIPVLPVHSEGFKGTKKDGYKAACEALFKLVGQGSINHDSETSKFRINILGEFNIGGEAWIIKNYYEKIGVQVVSVMTGDSRIDDIKSAHEASLNVVQCSGSMTTLAKMMKEKYDIPFIRVSYFGIEDVSKALYDVSAHFKDNPQILENTKKLVSSEIQNIYPELQKIKKALFGKKAAIYVGGAFKAFSLIKALRLIGMDVVLVGSQTGDQDDYKMLKELCDDGTVIVDDANPLELSKYIVEKKADLVIGGVKERPIAYKMGIGFCDHNHERKIPLAGFIGMLNFAKEVYATVMSPVWKFAPRHL; from the coding sequence ATGACAGCCATACATATACTAAAAGAACGAGAAAAACAAATATACGAAAAAGGATCTCAGCCTTTTGATCTGACATGTGATAAGCACAGTATTGCAGGTTCTATTAGCCAAAGAGCGTGTGTATTCTGTGGTTCTCGCGTAGTTTTATATCCGATAGCAGATGCGTTGCATTTAGTACATGGGCCTATTGGTTGCGCTGCTTATACTTGGGATATTAGAGGCGCTTTATCATCGGGTCCTCAATTACATAGATTTAGTTTTTCAACGGATTTAAAAGAAAAGGATGTTATATTTGGCGGAGAAAAAAAGCTTTATCAAGCTTTAAATACTCTTATTGACACATATTCTCCTAAAGCTGCATTTGTGTACGCAACCTGTATAGTTGGCATCATTGGAGATGATGTGGATTCAATATGTAAAAAAATGAGCAAAGAAAAGGGAATTCCTGTTCTTCCAGTTCATTCAGAAGGTTTTAAAGGAACAAAGAAGGATGGATATAAAGCTGCTTGTGAAGCTTTATTTAAGCTTGTAGGTCAAGGGTCAATAAATCATGACAGCGAAACATCTAAATTTAGAATTAATATTTTAGGCGAATTTAATATTGGCGGAGAAGCTTGGATAATTAAAAACTATTACGAAAAAATAGGTGTTCAGGTGGTTTCCGTCATGACCGGAGACAGCCGTATTGATGATATAAAGTCAGCTCATGAAGCATCATTAAATGTGGTTCAATGCTCAGGATCAATGACAACTCTCGCTAAAATGATGAAAGAAAAATACGATATTCCGTTTATCCGTGTTTCCTATTTCGGAATAGAGGATGTATCTAAGGCGCTTTATGATGTATCAGCGCATTTTAAAGATAATCCTCAAATTTTAGAAAATACAAAGAAGCTTGTCAGTAGCGAGATTCAAAATATTTATCCTGAGTTACAAAAAATTAAAAAAGCTCTTTTTGGGAAAAAGGCTGCAATCTATGTCGGAGGGGCATTTAAAGCGTTTTCTTTAATAAAGGCTTTAAGGCTAATTGGTATGGATGTAGTACTTGTAGGTTCACAAACAGGGGATCAGGACGACTACAAAATGTTAAAAGAATTATGCGATGATGGAACTGTTATTGTTGATGATGCAAATCCCCTTGAACTATCTAAATATATCGTTGAGAAAAAGGCAGATCTAGTTATAGGTGGCGTTAAAGAACGCCCTATTGCCTATAAAATGGGAATAGGATTTTGTGATCATAATCATGAACGCAAAATCCCTCTAGCTGGTTTTATAGGAATGCTCAACTTTGCAAAGGAAGTTTATGCAACTGTTATGAGCCCGGTATGGAAATTTGCACCGAGACATTTATAA
- the nifK gene encoding nitrogenase molybdenum-iron protein subunit beta, whose product MLLRHTTDKIVERHALTVNPAKTCQPIGAMYASLGIRGCIPHSHGSQGCYAYHRSTLTRHYKEPVIAATSSFTEGSSVFGGQANLIQAIDNLFTIYSPEVIAVHTTCLSETIGDDIPQIVKKAEAEGKIPKGKYIIHTNTPSYVGSHVTGFSNMTKSMVDYLSQGNGHKEKCINIIPGFVEPSDMEEIKRITSELGIKSIVFPDTSNVLNGPMTGKYKMFPKGGVTVEDLKKTGCSIGTLALGRLASGAAARALDTKCKVPCELLDLPIGLEATDTFIDTLRQVAGVHVPDSINIERGQLLDIICDMHQYFYGKKVGLVGDPDQLISLSKFLISIDMWPVHIVTGTPGKKFEKRIREITKDSPYKVNVKQSGDMFLFHQWIKNEPVDLLIGNTYVKYIARDEDIPFVRFGFPILDRVGHSFFPTVGYRGGMRLLEKILDALLDRKDRDSSETEFELVM is encoded by the coding sequence ATGCTATTAAGACATACGACAGATAAAATTGTTGAACGCCATGCTTTAACGGTTAATCCGGCGAAAACTTGCCAGCCCATCGGTGCTATGTATGCATCTTTGGGAATTCGTGGATGTATTCCGCATAGTCATGGTTCACAAGGCTGCTACGCTTATCATAGAAGTACATTGACTCGGCATTACAAAGAGCCCGTCATAGCAGCCACGAGTTCTTTTACGGAAGGCTCATCGGTTTTCGGAGGGCAGGCAAACTTGATTCAAGCTATTGATAATCTATTTACTATTTATAGCCCAGAAGTGATCGCAGTACATACGACCTGTCTTTCAGAAACTATTGGTGACGATATTCCTCAAATTGTAAAAAAGGCAGAGGCGGAAGGTAAAATTCCAAAAGGTAAATATATTATTCATACAAATACGCCAAGCTATGTAGGTTCGCATGTTACAGGTTTTTCTAACATGACCAAATCAATGGTGGATTATCTATCTCAAGGAAATGGTCATAAGGAAAAGTGTATTAATATCATTCCTGGATTTGTTGAGCCGTCAGACATGGAAGAAATAAAACGAATTACCAGTGAACTAGGCATTAAATCGATTGTTTTTCCTGATACTTCAAACGTACTAAATGGCCCTATGACAGGTAAATATAAGATGTTTCCAAAAGGTGGAGTCACGGTTGAAGATCTAAAAAAAACTGGATGCAGTATTGGAACTTTAGCTTTAGGTCGTCTAGCGTCAGGTGCTGCGGCTCGAGCGCTCGACACAAAATGCAAAGTACCATGCGAATTACTTGATCTGCCAATAGGACTTGAAGCAACAGACACGTTTATTGATACATTAAGACAAGTTGCTGGCGTTCATGTACCTGATTCTATAAATATCGAAAGAGGACAGTTATTAGATATTATTTGCGATATGCATCAGTATTTTTACGGTAAAAAAGTCGGATTGGTTGGAGATCCAGATCAATTGATATCTCTTAGCAAATTTTTAATTTCAATCGATATGTGGCCGGTACATATTGTTACTGGAACTCCAGGTAAGAAGTTTGAAAAACGGATACGTGAAATTACCAAAGATTCACCTTACAAAGTTAATGTAAAACAAAGCGGCGATATGTTTTTATTCCACCAATGGATTAAAAATGAACCTGTAGATCTTTTAATCGGTAATACTTATGTAAAATATATCGCAAGAGACGAAGATATTCCTTTTGTACGGTTTGGTTTTCCAATTTTAGATAGAGTTGGGCATTCCTTTTTTCCGACTGTCGGCTATAGAGGTGGAATGCGGTTGCTTGAAAAGATCCTTGACGCCTTATTAGACCGTAAAGACAGGGACTCTTCAGAAACCGAATTTGAATTGGTGATGTAA
- the nifD gene encoding nitrogenase molybdenum-iron protein alpha chain has translation MEEILSQDNSCLAPEELKQEILHKYPVKIARKRAKQIIINKVNDNDVPEIQANVRTIPGIISQRGCCYAGCKGVVLGPTRDIINLTHGPIGCGFYSWLTRRNQTMPKNEKDHNFMTYCFSTDMQEEQIIFGGEKKLKAAIQEAYDIFKPKAIAIFSTCPVGLIGDDVHSVAREMKAKLGINIFAFSCEGYKGVSQSAGHHIANNGIFTHVIGKDDTIREGDYKINLLGEYNIGGDAFEIERLFEKCGITLISTFSGNSSIDQFANAHTADLNLIMCHRSINYVGDMMEKKYGIPWLKINFIGAEATAKSLRKIAQYYGDEKLIDKVESVITEEMPFVEKAINEIKPKTSGKRAMLFVGGSRAHHYQELFKELGMGTISAGYEFAHRDDYEGRKVLPNIVVDADSRNIEELNILPDETRYRPRKNEETIEELKVHGVPIKDYEGMMPTMDENSMIIDDISQYETEKLIEFYKPDIFCAGIKEKYIVQKFGIPMKQLHSYDYGGPYAGFKGAVNFYKEIDRMVNSKVWKYLKAPWQIKTELVAKYVWE, from the coding sequence ATGGAAGAAATATTGAGTCAAGATAATTCTTGTCTTGCTCCTGAAGAACTAAAGCAAGAAATATTGCATAAATATCCGGTCAAGATAGCTCGGAAAAGGGCAAAACAAATCATTATCAACAAAGTAAATGATAATGACGTGCCAGAAATTCAGGCAAATGTCAGAACTATTCCAGGCATAATATCCCAGAGAGGTTGCTGTTATGCAGGATGTAAAGGTGTTGTATTAGGGCCTACTAGAGACATTATCAACCTTACACATGGTCCGATAGGTTGCGGATTTTACAGTTGGCTAACTAGAAGAAATCAGACTATGCCTAAGAATGAAAAGGATCATAATTTCATGACCTATTGCTTCTCAACGGATATGCAGGAAGAACAGATTATCTTTGGCGGAGAAAAAAAACTAAAAGCGGCTATCCAAGAAGCCTATGATATCTTCAAACCAAAGGCAATAGCTATATTTTCAACTTGTCCTGTAGGGCTTATTGGCGATGATGTTCATTCTGTTGCTCGGGAGATGAAGGCAAAGCTTGGAATTAATATTTTTGCATTTAGTTGCGAAGGATACAAAGGTGTGAGCCAATCGGCAGGTCATCATATTGCCAATAATGGTATTTTCACTCACGTTATCGGTAAAGATGATACCATTAGAGAAGGTGATTATAAAATTAATCTTCTAGGAGAATACAATATTGGCGGTGATGCTTTTGAGATCGAACGTTTGTTTGAAAAGTGCGGAATTACACTTATATCAACATTTTCTGGGAATTCAAGTATTGATCAATTTGCGAATGCTCACACGGCCGATTTAAACTTAATCATGTGCCACAGATCCATCAATTATGTCGGAGATATGATGGAAAAAAAATATGGAATTCCATGGCTTAAAATTAATTTTATTGGTGCAGAAGCGACAGCCAAATCGTTAAGAAAGATTGCACAGTATTATGGTGATGAAAAGCTAATTGATAAAGTTGAAAGTGTTATTACGGAAGAAATGCCTTTTGTAGAAAAAGCGATTAATGAAATAAAACCTAAAACCTCAGGAAAACGAGCGATGCTCTTTGTTGGAGGCTCTAGGGCTCATCATTATCAGGAGCTTTTTAAAGAACTTGGTATGGGAACTATTTCAGCTGGATATGAATTTGCCCATAGAGATGACTATGAAGGTAGAAAAGTATTGCCCAACATTGTAGTTGATGCGGACAGTAGAAATATTGAAGAATTAAATATTTTACCGGATGAGACCAGATATCGTCCTAGAAAAAATGAAGAAACTATCGAAGAACTTAAAGTTCATGGGGTTCCAATTAAAGATTATGAAGGCATGATGCCGACTATGGATGAGAATTCCATGATCATTGATGATATAAGTCAATATGAAACTGAAAAATTAATTGAGTTTTATAAACCAGATATTTTTTGTGCTGGGATAAAAGAAAAATATATTGTGCAAAAATTTGGCATTCCTATGAAACAATTGCACAGCTACGATTACGGCGGACCTTATGCTGGTTTTAAAGGAGCTGTCAACTTCTATAAAGAAATTGATCGCATGGTTAACAGCAAGGTTTGGAAGTATTTAAAGGCACCATGGCAGATTAAAACTGAGCTTGTTGCAAAATATGTGTGGGAATAA
- a CDS encoding P-II family nitrogen regulator, which yields MKEIVAVIRMNMMNVTKRALADIGISSMTAKDALGRGKGIIEFKFLNGAAKGYEEAISQLGQNDRLIPKRILFIAVPDKLVQKAVKTIIKINQTGKSGDGKIFILPLLDSVRVRTGESGDNVLDDD from the coding sequence ATGAAGGAAATAGTAGCCGTTATTCGTATGAATATGATGAATGTTACAAAAAGAGCGCTAGCAGACATAGGAATATCTTCAATGACTGCAAAAGATGCGCTCGGCAGAGGAAAAGGAATTATTGAATTTAAATTTTTAAATGGTGCAGCAAAAGGATATGAGGAAGCGATCTCTCAATTAGGGCAGAACGATCGTTTGATTCCCAAAAGAATTTTATTTATTGCGGTACCGGATAAGCTTGTGCAAAAGGCGGTAAAAACCATCATAAAAATTAATCAGACAGGAAAATCCGGTGATGGAAAGATATTCATACTTCCGCTGCTTGATTCTGTAAGAGTTAGAACAGGTGAAAGTGGAGATAATGTACTTGATGATGATTAA
- a CDS encoding P-II family nitrogen regulator produces the protein MIMIKSIVRPEKVDNVLAALMEAGFPGVTKISVVGRGKQRGIKIGDITYDEISKELLLTVVKNEDKDFVIKTIIKAARTGEKGAYGDGKIFILPVEEVYTISSKMKETSSGEISEVKI, from the coding sequence ATGATTATGATTAAATCCATCGTAAGGCCTGAAAAAGTGGATAATGTTCTTGCAGCGTTAATGGAAGCAGGGTTTCCAGGTGTAACCAAAATATCTGTTGTTGGCCGTGGTAAACAAAGAGGAATAAAAATCGGAGATATCACATATGATGAAATTTCAAAAGAATTGCTACTTACAGTCGTCAAAAATGAAGATAAAGATTTTGTAATAAAAACTATCATTAAAGCCGCAAGAACAGGAGAAAAAGGCGCTTATGGTGATGGTAAGATTTTTATCCTTCCAGTTGAAGAAGTTTATACTATTAGCTCTAAAATGAAAGAAACTTCTTCAGGGGAAATTTCTGAGGTGAAAATATGA
- the nifH gene encoding nitrogenase iron protein — protein sequence MRKIAIYGKGGIGKSTTTQNTVAGLSEMGRKVMVVGCDPKADSTRLLLGGLLQNTVLDTLRAEGEDVELEDIRKKGFKGTICVESGGPEPGVGCAGRGIITSINLLEQLGAYADSEKLDYIFYDVLGDVVCGGFAMPIREGKAKEIYIVVSGEMMAMYAANNICKGIVKFAEAGGVRLGGIICNSRKVDNEQEMIMAFANALGTQMIHFVPRDNMVQKAEINRKTVIEFEPTHSQADEYRTLAKKVENNEMFIIPKPLEINDLESLLIKYGIAA from the coding sequence ATGAGAAAGATCGCCATATATGGAAAAGGTGGTATCGGAAAGTCTACTACAACTCAAAATACGGTTGCAGGGCTTTCTGAAATGGGAAGAAAGGTTATGGTAGTTGGCTGCGATCCAAAAGCTGATTCAACGCGTTTACTTCTAGGTGGCTTATTACAAAATACAGTGTTAGATACCCTTCGAGCAGAAGGTGAAGACGTAGAACTGGAAGATATTAGAAAAAAAGGATTTAAGGGAACGATCTGCGTAGAATCGGGTGGACCAGAACCAGGTGTAGGATGCGCAGGACGTGGAATTATTACATCTATTAATTTACTTGAACAATTAGGAGCCTATGCTGATAGTGAAAAACTTGACTATATATTTTATGATGTTTTAGGCGATGTCGTATGTGGAGGATTTGCCATGCCTATACGTGAAGGCAAGGCCAAAGAAATTTATATCGTCGTTTCTGGCGAAATGATGGCTATGTATGCAGCAAATAACATTTGTAAGGGAATCGTAAAATTTGCTGAAGCAGGAGGTGTAAGGCTAGGTGGCATTATTTGTAACAGCCGTAAAGTAGATAATGAACAAGAAATGATTATGGCTTTTGCAAACGCTTTAGGGACTCAGATGATTCATTTTGTTCCGAGGGATAATATGGTTCAAAAAGCTGAAATAAATCGTAAGACTGTTATTGAATTTGAACCGACGCATTCTCAAGCTGATGAATATAGGACTCTTGCAAAAAAAGTTGAGAATAATGAAATGTTTATAATCCCGAAGCCTTTAGAGATCAATGATCTTGAAAGTTTGCTTATTAAATATGGTATTGCCGCATGA
- a CDS encoding HAMP domain-containing histidine kinase yields the protein METNFAPAEKASKETINNQIKSIFNEEYIKSLYSAVSDIVLILNHERQIIYSNHNLLDFLNIHDFDSICGLRFGESMRCAHAFETEGGCGTTEFCRECGSAKAILSSQKGKPDTQECRIIQKDSGDALDLKIRASQLKIGDDDYTIVSVTDISSDKRRRVLERIFFHDIMNTAIGVRGLSELFAIASQENLEEFRDMIHNGASKLVDEIKSQKEISAAESNELTANIVQINSIKFLEEIISLYRMHEVAKDRFVKKDENSDNIVFENDKTLLSRVIGNMTKNALEASNDGDTVTIGCKKENNKIKFWVHNPAFMPRNIQLQVFQRSFSTKGTGRGLGTYSIKLLTERYLKGEVSFTSSEENGTTFFCLLPSQINE from the coding sequence ATGGAAACAAACTTTGCCCCCGCTGAAAAGGCTTCAAAAGAAACTATAAATAATCAGATAAAATCCATATTCAATGAAGAATATATAAAATCATTATATAGTGCTGTTTCAGATATTGTCTTAATTTTAAACCATGAACGTCAAATCATATATTCGAATCATAATTTATTAGATTTTTTAAATATTCATGATTTCGATTCAATATGTGGGCTTCGTTTCGGTGAATCTATGCGGTGCGCTCATGCTTTTGAAACAGAAGGCGGATGTGGAACAACAGAGTTTTGCAGGGAATGCGGATCTGCTAAAGCTATATTATCGTCACAAAAAGGAAAACCTGATACTCAGGAATGCAGGATAATCCAAAAGGATTCAGGAGATGCTCTGGATTTAAAAATTCGAGCGTCTCAATTAAAAATAGGAGATGACGACTATACAATAGTATCCGTAACTGACATAAGCAGTGACAAACGTAGAAGAGTTCTTGAAAGAATTTTTTTCCACGATATTATGAATACAGCGATTGGAGTTAGAGGGCTATCAGAGCTTTTTGCAATAGCTTCCCAAGAAAATTTAGAAGAATTTAGAGATATGATTCATAATGGAGCTTCAAAACTTGTTGACGAAATTAAATCTCAAAAAGAAATATCTGCCGCAGAAAGTAATGAGCTTACCGCCAATATAGTTCAAATTAATTCCATCAAATTTTTAGAAGAAATTATAAGTTTATACCGAATGCATGAAGTGGCAAAAGATAGATTCGTTAAAAAAGATGAAAATTCAGATAATATAGTTTTTGAAAACGATAAAACTCTTTTATCTCGAGTTATAGGAAATATGACTAAAAACGCTTTAGAAGCCTCCAACGATGGAGATACTGTAACTATCGGATGCAAAAAAGAAAATAATAAAATTAAGTTTTGGGTTCATAATCCTGCATTTATGCCTAGAAATATTCAGCTTCAAGTATTTCAAAGGTCTTTTTCTACTAAAGGCACAGGAAGAGGACTCGGAACATACAGCATAAAATTACTTACTGAACGTTATTTAAAAGGAGAAGTCTCTTTTACTTCATCAGAAGAAAATGGAACTACATTTTTTTGCTTATTACCCAGCCAAATTAATGAATAA